The following proteins come from a genomic window of Neptunomonas concharum:
- a CDS encoding type IV pilus modification PilV family protein: MMAPVSEKGFSLIESILTIVIISISLVVLISAWSGAAKRSGDPFWHAKAAYLGQAYIEEILTKRFDENTPVGGSPPCSSVSCSSTLGPESETRSQYDDVDDYNNLSESPSENTLGIVRPEYQRYHVAVQVTYAGADFSRPVRTLKKIVVTVTPPEEAPQRFVAYRGNY, from the coding sequence ATGATGGCGCCTGTCTCTGAAAAGGGGTTCTCGCTAATCGAGAGCATCCTGACGATTGTCATTATCAGTATCTCGCTGGTGGTGCTGATTTCAGCATGGAGTGGCGCCGCCAAGCGTAGCGGTGATCCCTTTTGGCATGCGAAAGCAGCCTACCTCGGCCAAGCTTATATCGAAGAGATTTTGACAAAACGTTTCGATGAAAATACCCCCGTCGGTGGTTCACCTCCGTGTAGTTCTGTGAGCTGTTCGAGCACATTAGGGCCTGAGTCTGAAACCCGTAGCCAGTATGATGATGTGGATGATTACAACAACCTCAGTGAGTCGCCATCGGAGAATACATTAGGTATTGTGCGCCCTGAGTATCAGCGCTATCACGTTGCTGTGCAGGTGACCTATGCTGGTGCAGACTTTAGCCGCCCGGTACGCACACTCAAAAAAATAGTGGTAACCGTGACGCCCCCCGAGGAAGCGCCTCAGCGCTTTGTTGCGTATCGAGGTAACTACTGA
- the pyrE gene encoding orotate phosphoribosyltransferase — MRDYQREFIEFAIEQNVLRFGEFTLKSGRISPYFFNAGLFNTGTALAKLGRYYAAAIEDAGVPFDVLFGPAYKGIPLAASAAVALSNDYNRDVPYVFNRKEAKDHGEGGNLVGAPLEGRVMIIDDVITAGTAIREVMEIINAAQATPAAVMIALNRMERGKGELSAIQEVERDYGMHVISIVSLEDIVVYLTDVGGYDEAIAAIAQYRAEYGI, encoded by the coding sequence ATGCGCGACTACCAACGAGAATTTATAGAGTTTGCTATTGAACAGAACGTTCTGCGCTTTGGTGAATTCACCTTAAAATCCGGTCGCATCAGCCCTTATTTTTTCAACGCTGGCTTATTTAATACAGGCACGGCTTTAGCGAAGTTAGGCCGTTACTACGCAGCCGCTATTGAGGATGCTGGCGTTCCTTTTGATGTGCTCTTTGGCCCTGCTTATAAAGGTATTCCTCTTGCAGCCTCAGCAGCGGTGGCGCTTTCAAATGACTACAACCGCGATGTGCCGTATGTATTCAACCGTAAAGAAGCGAAAGACCATGGTGAGGGCGGTAATCTGGTAGGTGCGCCACTCGAAGGCCGAGTGATGATTATCGATGACGTTATCACAGCGGGTACAGCTATTCGTGAAGTGATGGAGATTATCAACGCCGCCCAAGCAACACCTGCGGCTGTGATGATTGCTCTTAACCGTATGGAACGCGGTAAAGGGGAGCTATCAGCTATTCAGGAAGTTGAGCGTGATTACGGCATGCACGTTATCAGTATTGTGTCACTTGAGGATATCGTGGTCTATTTGACCGACGTAGGCGGCTATGATGAGGCGATTGCTGCGATTGCCCAATACCGTGCTGAATACGGTATTTGA
- a CDS encoding GspE/PulE family protein, translated as MASPKMKIRIGDLLVQNGVISEPQLMEALSRQKETRQKLGRTLISLGYVQEQQFLEFLAQQLSVPLVDLAHYNFNQQDVLRLSETHARRFRSIVLKENPDHFLVGMSDPLDIFAFDELQRLLPKTIELAVVAESQLLQTLDLMYRRTSDIDTLADQLNEDIVEDSFDLSQLTAADEVDAPVVRLLKSLFEDAVQVGASDIHIEPDETVLRIRQRVDGVLHEHVVKETRIAAVLVLRLKLMAELNISEKRLPQDGRFNITVKNHSIDVRISTLPIQYGESVVMRLLDQSAGKIGLDKSGLPPRMLQRVRRIIREPHGILLVTGPTGSGKTTTLYGALNELNDASKKIITVEDPVEYRLSRINQVQVHPQIGLTFSKVLRACLRQDPDILLVGEIRDLETADIAMRAAMTGHFVLSTLHTNDAISSAMRLVDIGVEGYLAGTALRGILAQRLVRRICNNCEEPYQPSVQEQIWLDIKAEEAGVTTTQLKHGKGCTYCNNTGYKGRVGIFELLELNDEMADALRRNDSAAFAKAARESDEYQPLVISALQLASQGVTSLEEVFRVTEQMDEQAYEDLDMPTPSGLELE; from the coding sequence ATGGCATCTCCTAAAATGAAAATACGCATCGGCGACTTGCTTGTCCAAAATGGCGTTATTTCAGAACCACAGTTGATGGAGGCATTAAGCCGCCAGAAAGAGACGCGTCAAAAGCTTGGGCGCACATTGATCTCTTTAGGCTATGTGCAGGAACAGCAGTTTTTAGAGTTTCTTGCCCAGCAGTTAAGTGTGCCTTTGGTGGATTTAGCTCATTATAATTTCAATCAGCAAGATGTATTACGTCTTTCTGAAACCCATGCACGTCGTTTCCGCTCAATTGTCCTGAAAGAGAATCCAGACCACTTTTTGGTGGGGATGTCAGATCCGCTAGATATTTTCGCGTTTGATGAGCTTCAACGACTACTGCCCAAAACCATTGAACTAGCAGTCGTTGCCGAGAGCCAGCTGCTGCAAACTCTGGATCTGATGTACCGCCGTACCAGCGATATCGATACTCTGGCGGATCAGCTGAATGAGGATATTGTTGAAGATAGTTTTGACCTCTCACAACTGACCGCTGCCGATGAGGTGGATGCGCCGGTTGTTCGTTTGCTCAAAAGTTTATTTGAAGATGCGGTACAGGTTGGAGCATCGGATATTCATATCGAACCGGATGAAACCGTACTGCGTATTCGCCAGCGTGTTGATGGTGTGCTCCATGAGCATGTGGTCAAAGAGACTCGTATAGCGGCGGTTTTGGTGTTGCGACTTAAACTGATGGCCGAGCTGAATATCTCTGAAAAGCGCCTGCCACAGGATGGTCGCTTCAATATCACCGTAAAAAACCACAGTATTGATGTGCGTATTTCTACGTTGCCTATTCAATATGGTGAGTCGGTGGTAATGCGTTTACTTGACCAGAGTGCGGGTAAAATCGGTTTAGATAAATCGGGTTTACCACCACGAATGTTACAGAGAGTACGACGTATTATTCGTGAACCCCACGGTATTTTACTGGTAACAGGCCCTACGGGTAGTGGTAAAACGACAACACTTTATGGGGCGCTAAACGAACTTAATGATGCATCGAAAAAGATCATCACCGTAGAAGATCCAGTTGAATACCGTCTGTCACGTATCAACCAAGTACAGGTTCATCCTCAAATTGGCCTGACATTTTCCAAAGTTTTACGTGCCTGCTTGCGACAAGACCCTGACATTTTGCTGGTGGGTGAGATTCGTGACCTAGAAACTGCCGATATTGCGATGCGTGCCGCCATGACTGGTCACTTTGTACTCTCAACTTTACATACCAACGATGCGATTTCCAGTGCAATGCGTTTGGTGGATATTGGTGTAGAGGGGTATCTTGCAGGCACGGCCTTAAGAGGGATTCTGGCGCAACGACTGGTGCGCCGCATTTGCAATAATTGCGAAGAGCCTTACCAGCCCAGTGTTCAGGAGCAAATCTGGTTAGATATCAAAGCGGAAGAAGCCGGTGTTACAACGACACAGCTTAAGCATGGTAAAGGCTGTACCTACTGCAACAACACAGGCTATAAAGGGCGTGTGGGTATCTTCGAGCTACTGGAACTCAACGATGAAATGGCAGATGCCTTGCGTCGTAATGACAGTGCTGCCTTTGCTAAAGCTGCAAGAGAGAGCGATGAATATCAGCCTTTGGTGATCAGCGCGCTGCAACTAGCTTCTCAGGGGGTAACCTCCCTTGAAGAGGTATTCCGGGTCACTGAACAAATGGATGAGCAGGCGTATGAAGATTTGGATATGCCCACCCCGTCTGGTTTAGAGTTGGAGTAA
- a CDS encoding type II secretion system F family protein encodes MASFQYSGRYPDGSSATGRMEALNKTEVASQLLEKGITPVKVEPVNDTSTTKKASKGSELRLFEKVTLDEMIMLSRQLSSLTRAGVPITSGMRGLANTIKNPLLKNTLNQIADDLEKGNALSTTLNKHPKLFNDLYVSMVHVGENTGRLDEAFKQMAAYLELERQTIRSIKQATRYPMFVMIAIAAAVGVINVFVIPAFKGVFENFGGEMPWQTRILITISDFTVNWWPALLVGLVGGIYAFIRWTKTEKGRLKWDRIKLKLPLVGGIFYRAILGRFARTFSVVLKAGIPIEQGLSIVSRAMGNVYIGGKVAEMRQGIERGEGFTSTAHRTAMFSPLVMQMLAVGEETGRVDEMLEDVASFYEEEVEYDLKNLSSVIEPILIVAIGIMVLVLALGVFLPLWELSTTING; translated from the coding sequence ATGGCTTCGTTTCAATACAGCGGTCGATATCCAGATGGCTCCTCAGCGACAGGCCGCATGGAGGCACTGAATAAAACAGAAGTGGCCAGCCAACTTTTAGAGAAAGGCATCACACCGGTCAAGGTGGAGCCAGTAAACGATACTTCAACGACGAAAAAAGCATCCAAAGGGAGTGAGCTACGTTTATTTGAGAAGGTGACACTGGATGAGATGATCATGCTCAGTCGTCAGCTGTCCAGCCTCACACGAGCAGGTGTGCCTATCACCAGCGGTATGCGAGGGTTGGCGAATACCATTAAAAACCCGCTGCTTAAGAATACCCTCAATCAGATCGCCGATGATCTGGAAAAAGGTAATGCGTTATCTACAACGCTGAATAAACACCCCAAGCTGTTTAATGATCTATATGTCAGCATGGTGCATGTGGGAGAAAATACAGGACGCTTGGATGAGGCGTTTAAGCAGATGGCCGCTTATCTTGAGTTGGAGCGGCAAACCATTCGAAGTATTAAGCAGGCCACCCGCTACCCCATGTTTGTCATGATTGCGATCGCAGCAGCGGTAGGGGTTATTAATGTTTTTGTTATCCCAGCATTTAAGGGCGTATTTGAGAATTTTGGCGGAGAGATGCCCTGGCAAACCCGCATATTAATCACCATCTCTGATTTTACGGTGAACTGGTGGCCCGCATTATTGGTAGGGTTAGTGGGTGGTATTTATGCCTTTATTCGTTGGACAAAAACGGAAAAAGGCCGCCTGAAATGGGATCGTATAAAACTCAAATTACCTTTGGTGGGCGGGATTTTTTATCGTGCTATCCTAGGGCGATTTGCGCGAACGTTCAGTGTGGTACTCAAAGCGGGAATCCCCATAGAGCAGGGGTTGTCTATTGTGTCGCGTGCTATGGGCAATGTTTATATTGGCGGAAAAGTAGCAGAGATGCGCCAAGGGATTGAGCGTGGTGAAGGGTTCACCTCCACCGCTCACCGAACAGCGATGTTCAGTCCGCTTGTCATGCAGATGCTGGCGGTTGGTGAAGAAACAGGCCGAGTCGATGAGATGCTAGAGGATGTTGCCAGCTTCTATGAAGAGGAGGTGGAGTATGACCTTAAGAACCTCTCCAGTGTCATTGAGCCGATTTTGATTGTCGCGATCGGCATTATGGTTTTGGTTTTAGCATTGGGGGTCTTCCTGCCGTTATGGGAGCTAAGCACCACCATCAATGGTTAA
- a CDS encoding pilus assembly FimT family protein produces MFLNLRLQRGFSLVELVTVLALLGIISAVAFARLGDVSSFRSSVFQQQMLSYLRLAQRTAVAHQGSGAQLVIGRTSNTQWLLTLQFAGQTVSYPLEGRYRFSYAGSGASGMLTAGDSLTLVYQDTGDLVQLQTPTALPVNGSVTFAIEDARYLCTSPAGFSYDGACL; encoded by the coding sequence ATGTTTTTAAACTTGCGTTTGCAGCGCGGCTTTTCGCTTGTCGAGTTGGTCACAGTGCTTGCCCTCTTGGGGATTATCAGTGCTGTGGCCTTTGCTCGTTTAGGGGATGTGTCCTCTTTTCGGTCTTCTGTCTTTCAGCAACAAATGTTGTCTTATCTTCGCCTTGCTCAACGCACAGCGGTTGCCCATCAAGGTAGTGGTGCACAGTTAGTTATTGGCCGCACATCCAATACGCAGTGGCTGTTGACCCTGCAGTTTGCAGGTCAGACGGTGTCTTATCCGTTAGAAGGCCGTTACCGTTTTAGTTATGCTGGCAGTGGGGCTAGCGGTATGTTAACCGCTGGCGACAGCCTGACATTGGTTTATCAAGACACCGGTGATCTGGTGCAGTTACAAACGCCAACTGCTCTCCCTGTTAATGGGAGCGTTACGTTCGCTATCGAGGATGCACGCTATTTATGCACCTCTCCAGCAGGATTTTCCTATGATGGCGCCTGTCTCTGA
- a CDS encoding PilW family protein, with protein MRMSSRQRGFTMVELVIAIVLMGIIAVGATGFIISSVKGYSDMSRREGIAGTSRVAIDRILREVRNALPNSARTDASGYCLEFVPILAATQYVNIPLNANNTNIQIIPFAEAPTLGQAAVYPITTAAVYQTGSPAVISPDITSAASDLLGPGVETMTLASGHRFPAESPSKRLFVVDTPVSYCLVGDRLYRYRNYARSAVQPSPSSLPTGEPNRVLLAYPVTATQPFTVVDATLQRNALVLAEFSVEQAGERLLIQQEVQIRNAP; from the coding sequence ATGCGTATGAGTAGTAGGCAGCGGGGCTTTACGATGGTAGAGCTGGTCATTGCGATTGTACTCATGGGGATTATCGCCGTTGGTGCTACGGGTTTTATTATTAGCTCAGTGAAGGGATATAGCGATATGTCTCGCCGTGAGGGGATTGCTGGCACGAGCCGGGTTGCCATTGATCGGATATTACGAGAGGTGCGCAATGCCTTGCCAAACAGTGCAAGGACGGATGCCAGCGGTTACTGCCTAGAGTTTGTACCCATCCTAGCGGCAACACAGTATGTCAATATCCCTTTGAATGCGAATAATACCAATATTCAGATCATCCCGTTTGCGGAAGCGCCTACACTTGGTCAAGCCGCGGTTTATCCCATTACGACGGCGGCGGTTTATCAAACTGGCTCGCCTGCGGTGATCTCGCCAGACATTACCTCTGCGGCCTCTGATTTGTTAGGGCCTGGCGTTGAGACTATGACGCTCGCCAGCGGACATCGGTTTCCTGCCGAATCACCCTCTAAGAGGTTGTTTGTGGTGGATACGCCTGTGAGCTACTGTCTGGTGGGTGATCGTCTCTACCGGTATCGCAACTATGCACGCTCTGCTGTACAACCTAGCCCCAGCAGTTTGCCGACGGGGGAACCTAATCGGGTTTTATTAGCTTATCCTGTCACCGCCACACAGCCTTTTACCGTAGTGGATGCAACGCTACAACGTAACGCACTGGTGTTGGCCGAGTTCAGTGTTGAGCAAGCCGGTGAGCGGCTGCTTATTCAGCAAGAGGTGCAGATACGCAATGCGCCTTGA
- a CDS encoding YicC/YloC family endoribonuclease: MTRSMTAFARQESQHSWGTLTWEVRSVNHRFLEPHLRLPEQLREIEGILRETLRKRLSRGKVECTLRFVPEAQAQTLQVNESFARQLIAATEQMEQLMPASQTLNPLDLLRWPGVLQDVRIDMEQVKKEALKLFNNALDDLTKGREREGKELAALIEQRLDAISAVVTDVRAKLPLILKNQRDTLCARVADLGVDLDPQRLEQEIVLLAQKADVDEEMDRLNTHVQEVRRVLKQKEPVGRRLDFLMQELNREANTLSSKSIVTDTTQSAVELKVLIEQMREQIQNIE; this comes from the coding sequence ATGACACGCAGTATGACGGCTTTTGCCCGACAGGAGAGCCAACACAGTTGGGGAACACTGACTTGGGAAGTTCGATCGGTAAACCATCGCTTTCTAGAACCTCACCTGCGTTTGCCCGAACAGCTCAGGGAGATCGAAGGGATACTGCGTGAAACCCTGCGCAAACGCCTAAGCCGAGGCAAAGTGGAATGCACATTGCGCTTTGTACCCGAAGCCCAAGCGCAAACGTTACAAGTCAACGAAAGCTTTGCTCGCCAACTAATTGCAGCAACCGAGCAAATGGAGCAACTGATGCCAGCCTCGCAAACGCTGAACCCACTCGATTTACTGCGTTGGCCGGGCGTGTTGCAAGATGTACGCATCGACATGGAGCAAGTTAAAAAAGAAGCCCTTAAGCTGTTCAATAACGCTCTAGACGACCTTACCAAAGGCCGAGAGCGTGAAGGTAAAGAACTTGCAGCACTTATTGAACAAAGACTCGATGCGATTTCCGCTGTGGTAACCGATGTACGCGCCAAGTTACCACTGATTTTAAAAAATCAACGCGACACCCTCTGCGCCCGTGTTGCTGACTTAGGCGTCGACCTTGACCCGCAGCGACTAGAACAAGAAATAGTACTGCTTGCACAAAAAGCGGATGTGGATGAAGAGATGGACCGCCTCAATACCCATGTTCAGGAAGTACGTCGGGTGTTAAAGCAAAAAGAACCCGTAGGTCGTCGCTTGGACTTTTTAATGCAAGAGTTAAACCGTGAAGCCAACACGCTTTCATCCAAGTCGATAGTAACCGACACCACGCAGAGTGCGGTAGAGCTCAAGGTGCTGATCGAACAGATGCGCGAGCAGATTCAAAACATCGAATAG
- a CDS encoding exodeoxyribonuclease III: protein MRVITFNAQGIEQAADRGFFDWMVQQDADVICIQDLRAKEYQLDGDRYHPEGYYPYFFDAFEDGYSGVAIYTRHLPKAIMTGLGFELCDYQGRFIQADFDKVSVASLYIPSGLKSHEAQQKKEEFMSHFMGHLKKTLRKRRDFIFCGTFNTAHRTEDLSNWYVNQTVSGFLPSERAFMEEMFGELGYVDAFREINKAERQFTWWPDYNRARTLNEGARLDYQVTTANMRKMIKNVSIYKEGMFSEHGPLIVDYDGDF, encoded by the coding sequence ATGCGTGTTATCACCTTCAATGCCCAGGGTATTGAACAAGCAGCTGACCGAGGCTTCTTTGACTGGATGGTCCAGCAGGATGCAGATGTAATCTGCATTCAGGATCTACGTGCTAAAGAGTATCAGTTAGACGGTGATCGTTATCATCCCGAAGGATACTACCCTTACTTCTTTGATGCCTTTGAAGATGGTTACAGTGGTGTAGCCATCTATACACGCCATCTACCCAAGGCAATTATGACCGGTTTGGGCTTTGAGCTATGTGACTACCAAGGGCGTTTTATCCAAGCTGACTTTGATAAGGTTAGTGTGGCATCTTTGTATATTCCTTCCGGGTTGAAAAGCCACGAAGCGCAGCAGAAAAAAGAAGAGTTCATGAGCCACTTCATGGGCCATCTGAAAAAAACACTGCGTAAGCGTCGCGACTTTATTTTCTGTGGCACCTTTAACACGGCTCACCGCACAGAAGACCTGAGTAACTGGTATGTTAACCAAACGGTTTCTGGCTTTCTGCCGAGCGAACGGGCATTTATGGAAGAGATGTTTGGCGAGCTAGGCTATGTCGATGCGTTTCGAGAGATAAACAAAGCGGAACGCCAGTTTACCTGGTGGCCTGATTACAATCGTGCACGTACCTTAAACGAAGGCGCACGTTTGGATTATCAGGTAACAACGGCGAATATGCGCAAAATGATTAAGAATGTCTCTATCTATAAAGAGGGCATGTTTTCTGAGCACGGCCCGCTAATCGTCGATTACGACGGTGATTTCTAA
- a CDS encoding tetratricopeptide repeat protein encodes MSLVNDMLRDLDERQRTEGRAYTTVANKPKSHWPRTIIILLLLCVIAVLALNYWPLLHRYWANMTQEVAPKSQSTLVNQPNPIVAAPPEEVIDNARPETTPLNQIRVINWTQTTSQHGVLTLWLDQVKPFVVYGKTSTSLDIALEETQLSSGLPDNLAPLLSTVEIVPQADKSRFRMVASEPVNFLIELKQKPARLMIEVQTAPKRDVTRSIGETALAQEQAAKPIVDAPAIPEPSEAAKPAVSVTPQPTNASGVIGASTGAMQKSLKPQPTDAATVRQARRMLAKQEISQAQSLLRTFIERQPKSSWQSRYLLVQLLLATESYEEARTQLQPAPNNLSWALLRSRSHLQQGEATEAITLLRAFSEGVTRQDYLELLASAYQQTGQHDLAVQQYLSLLTLNAQEARWWVSMGVSLEHLGQQQKALEAYQSALAIPGQDRSLRQYAQSQIARLTQ; translated from the coding sequence ATGAGTCTTGTTAATGATATGCTGCGCGATTTGGATGAGCGCCAGCGCACAGAAGGCAGAGCCTATACGACGGTGGCTAATAAACCCAAAAGCCACTGGCCACGCACGATAATTATTTTACTACTTTTATGCGTAATAGCCGTTCTGGCCCTGAATTACTGGCCTCTTTTACACCGTTACTGGGCGAACATGACGCAAGAAGTGGCACCGAAGTCACAGAGCACACTAGTTAACCAGCCAAACCCCATTGTTGCAGCGCCGCCTGAAGAGGTTATAGATAACGCAAGGCCTGAGACGACACCGCTTAACCAGATACGTGTTATCAACTGGACGCAGACAACATCCCAGCATGGTGTGCTGACTTTGTGGCTGGATCAGGTTAAGCCTTTTGTGGTGTATGGTAAAACCTCCACATCCTTAGATATTGCCCTTGAGGAAACCCAGTTAAGTAGTGGGTTACCTGATAACTTAGCGCCTTTGTTGTCGACTGTAGAGATTGTTCCGCAGGCCGATAAAAGCCGCTTTCGCATGGTGGCGAGCGAGCCTGTCAATTTCCTGATAGAACTAAAGCAAAAACCTGCGCGCTTGATGATTGAGGTGCAGACAGCACCTAAACGTGACGTTACCCGCTCGATAGGCGAGACAGCATTGGCACAAGAACAAGCGGCTAAGCCGATAGTAGATGCGCCCGCAATACCCGAACCATCGGAGGCAGCAAAACCCGCTGTTAGCGTCACTCCACAGCCAACGAATGCATCGGGTGTCATTGGCGCCTCCACCGGGGCTATGCAAAAGTCGTTAAAGCCACAACCTACCGATGCAGCGACTGTGCGCCAAGCAAGACGTATGCTGGCAAAGCAGGAGATATCGCAAGCGCAATCTCTGCTCCGAACATTTATTGAGCGCCAGCCAAAGTCATCGTGGCAGAGTCGCTACCTGCTGGTGCAACTGTTGCTTGCGACAGAGAGCTATGAAGAAGCGCGAACCCAACTGCAGCCTGCGCCGAATAACCTCTCTTGGGCATTACTACGCTCAAGATCTCATCTACAGCAGGGGGAGGCGACAGAGGCGATCACTTTACTGAGGGCGTTTTCGGAGGGAGTGACGCGCCAGGATTATCTGGAGCTATTGGCATCTGCGTATCAGCAAACAGGCCAACATGATCTTGCAGTACAGCAGTACCTATCTCTGTTGACATTGAACGCACAAGAGGCGCGCTGGTGGGTATCCATGGGCGTATCGCTTGAGCATCTTGGGCAGCAGCAGAAGGCGTTAGAAGCCTACCAAAGTGCCTTAGCGATCCCTGGGCAGGATCGTTCATTGAGGCAATATGCCCAGTCGCAAATAGCGCGACTGACTCAGTAG
- a CDS encoding type II secretion system protein: MKRQAGFTIIELVVVIALLGILAAVALPRFIDVTEDAHKASVQGTAGALGAAVALVKAQAIVDNVDTGNTVAIDGLNIIVNATRYPVGTSGSAITDGSGTTTASAAGCVALWGAILQANAPTVATATGSDYLVTAAAPDCVFAYQPDTSTSGTRTITYDTATGEVTTSNL; the protein is encoded by the coding sequence ATGAAACGACAAGCGGGTTTTACAATTATTGAACTGGTCGTGGTAATCGCCTTATTAGGTATTTTGGCGGCTGTTGCGTTACCACGCTTTATTGATGTAACCGAAGATGCTCACAAAGCGTCGGTACAGGGTACTGCGGGTGCATTAGGTGCGGCTGTGGCGTTAGTGAAAGCGCAGGCCATTGTTGATAATGTGGATACAGGTAATACTGTCGCTATTGATGGTTTGAATATTATTGTCAATGCTACCCGTTACCCTGTAGGTACGAGTGGTTCGGCGATCACAGATGGTTCTGGCACAACGACAGCAAGCGCGGCGGGCTGTGTGGCTTTATGGGGTGCTATTTTACAAGCTAATGCACCAACTGTTGCTACGGCTACAGGTTCTGATTATCTTGTGACGGCTGCAGCTCCAGACTGTGTATTTGCTTATCAGCCGGATACGTCAACCTCTGGCACTCGTACGATTACTTACGATACGGCGACGGGTGAAGTTACGACGAGTAATCTGTAA
- a CDS encoding type II secretion system protein yields MRRNNRGFTLLELVISLLVIVILYGVLSVYLGRIAESAERAAVQGMLGQLQAQINIRMTKFYIEGRPEKASALLLENPFDWIPSQAKLYAGEINKNVNSTMLEKGFWYFDSDANELIYKTRRNTYLKVGEGDGSELRFVLKLNHAMADNPANGANYNVSVAPLWPYTWKIKASSK; encoded by the coding sequence ATGAGACGGAATAACCGAGGTTTTACACTGTTAGAGCTGGTGATTAGCCTATTGGTAATAGTGATTCTTTATGGTGTGTTATCGGTTTATCTGGGGCGTATTGCTGAATCAGCCGAGCGGGCTGCTGTACAGGGGATGTTAGGGCAGTTGCAAGCACAAATTAATATCAGGATGACAAAATTCTATATTGAGGGACGCCCTGAAAAAGCGAGCGCCTTGCTCTTGGAAAATCCTTTTGACTGGATACCTTCCCAAGCAAAGCTATATGCGGGTGAGATCAATAAAAATGTTAATAGCACGATGCTGGAAAAAGGTTTTTGGTACTTTGATAGCGATGCTAACGAGTTGATTTATAAAACTAGACGAAATACTTACCTAAAGGTAGGGGAGGGAGACGGCAGCGAGTTGAGATTTGTGCTTAAATTAAATCATGCAATGGCCGATAACCCAGCTAATGGTGCGAATTATAATGTGAGTGTCGCTCCGCTGTGGCCGTACACTTGGAAAATCAAAGCTTCGTCAAAGTAA
- the rph gene encoding ribonuclease PH, protein MSPTISDQLQNLGLASMRPSGRQPDQLREIRITRNFTKHAEGSVLVEFGDTKVICTATVDRGVPRFLRGSGSGWVTAEYGMLPRSTNTRNDREAARGKQGGRTIEIQRLIGRSLRAALDLNKLGENTITIDCDVIQADGGTRTASITGACVALIDAINVLKKDKHGALKGNPVKYMLAAISVGIYKGEPVLDLDYAEDSSAETDMNVIMTDKGGFIEVQGTAEGAPYTQDELNKMLALADKGIKEIIALQKAALES, encoded by the coding sequence ATGAGTCCTACCATTTCCGATCAACTTCAGAATCTTGGTCTTGCCAGCATGCGCCCGAGTGGTCGCCAACCCGATCAGCTTCGTGAGATCCGCATCACTCGCAATTTTACCAAGCATGCCGAGGGTTCGGTATTGGTGGAGTTTGGTGATACTAAGGTGATCTGCACGGCGACAGTCGACCGTGGTGTACCACGTTTTTTACGCGGTTCCGGCTCGGGCTGGGTGACAGCAGAGTATGGCATGCTGCCCCGCTCCACTAACACCCGTAATGATCGTGAGGCCGCTCGCGGCAAACAGGGTGGCCGTACCATTGAAATCCAGCGTTTAATCGGCCGCTCTCTGCGTGCTGCACTGGATTTGAACAAGCTTGGCGAGAACACCATCACCATCGATTGCGACGTGATCCAGGCAGATGGCGGCACACGCACAGCTTCTATTACGGGTGCTTGTGTGGCGTTAATTGATGCTATTAATGTTCTAAAGAAAGACAAACACGGTGCGCTGAAGGGCAACCCGGTTAAGTACATGCTGGCGGCTATTTCCGTGGGCATTTATAAAGGCGAGCCAGTATTAGATTTGGATTATGCCGAAGATTCCTCAGCTGAAACCGATATGAATGTCATCATGACGGACAAAGGCGGCTTTATCGAAGTACAGGGCACGGCAGAGGGCGCACCTTATACTCAGGATGAGCTAAATAAGATGCTGGCACTGGCTGATAAAGGTATTAAAGAGATTATCGCTTTACAGAAAGCCGCCTTAGAAAGCTAA